A stretch of the Bacillus sp. B-jedd genome encodes the following:
- a CDS encoding histidine phosphatase family protein, whose protein sequence is MELLLIRHGESEADLLGVHEGRADFPLTALGRSQAMKLANYLNHSLIPEKIIASPLKRALGTAQILQEETGVELEIDPLLMEFNNGVIAGMPREEAAVKYPLPPGGRPAHIPIEAGESELEFRFRAEMFLSRILTDYKDATRLAVVSHGGMISKLLQSFMNMPASNDYEFATGDTGFHLLEIKAGNRIVWKLNSDVHLKGKL, encoded by the coding sequence ATGGAATTGCTTTTGATCCGCCACGGAGAGTCCGAGGCAGATTTGCTCGGTGTACATGAGGGCCGGGCCGATTTTCCGCTGACCGCCCTTGGCAGAAGCCAGGCTATGAAACTGGCTAATTATTTGAATCATTCATTGATTCCTGAAAAAATTATCGCTAGCCCATTGAAGCGGGCGCTTGGAACGGCGCAGATTTTGCAGGAAGAAACCGGGGTTGAACTTGAGATTGACCCTTTGCTGATGGAATTCAACAACGGGGTGATCGCAGGCATGCCAAGGGAGGAAGCAGCTGTGAAATATCCCTTGCCGCCGGGAGGGCGTCCCGCCCATATCCCGATCGAGGCAGGAGAATCGGAGCTTGAATTCCGGTTCCGCGCGGAAATGTTTTTGTCAAGGATCCTAACAGATTACAAAGATGCCACGAGACTCGCGGTCGTATCACATGGCGGGATGATTTCAAAATTACTTCAATCTTTTATGAATATGCCAGCTTCCAACGATTACGAGTTTGCGACCGGCGATACAGGATTTCATCTTCTCGAAATCAAGGCTGGCAATCGGATCGTTTGGAAACTGAACAGTGATGTGCATCTGAAAGGTAA
- a CDS encoding MSMEG_1061 family FMN-dependent PPOX-type flavoprotein, which yields MFKDVLQTEEQLIELQMQAGSPSERSANKVRGQLDGQAREFIAQSPFICLATSNGNGDCDVSPKGDAPGFVLVLDDQHLFIPERRGNRRLDSVRNILSNPNVGLLFLIPGRNEALRVNGKAVICRDPELLEKTADHGVVPLFGIGVKVEEAFSHYSKAFNRSGIWTAAAFAGDGVSQSF from the coding sequence TTGTTTAAAGATGTGCTTCAAACAGAAGAACAGCTTATTGAACTACAGATGCAAGCCGGGTCGCCAAGCGAGCGGTCGGCAAATAAAGTAAGGGGCCAGCTGGATGGTCAGGCAAGGGAGTTTATCGCACAATCTCCATTTATATGTTTGGCCACGTCAAATGGGAACGGCGATTGTGACGTCTCGCCGAAAGGGGACGCTCCCGGCTTTGTCCTTGTTTTAGATGATCAGCACTTGTTCATTCCCGAACGGCGAGGGAACAGGAGGCTTGATTCAGTCCGCAATATTCTTTCAAATCCAAATGTAGGGCTGCTCTTTCTGATTCCCGGAAGAAATGAAGCCCTGCGGGTAAATGGGAAGGCTGTGATTTGCCGTGACCCGGAACTGCTTGAAAAAACAGCCGACCACGGTGTTGTTCCGCTCTTTGGGATTGGTGTAAAAGTAGAAGAGGCCTTTTCCCATTATTCGAAGGCCTTCAACCGGTCAGGCATCTGGACTGCCGCAGCCTTTGCCGGGGACGGAGTTTCACAATCATTTTAA